A genomic region of Pseudomonas migulae contains the following coding sequences:
- the fmt gene encoding methionyl-tRNA formyltransferase: MTEPLRIVFAGTPEFAAEHLKALLDSPYEIVAVYTQPDRPAGRGQKLMPSPVKQLALENNIQVLQPPTLRNEDAQAELAALKPDLLVVVAYGLILPQVVLDIPRLGCINSHASLLPRWRGAAPIQRAVEAGDSESGVTVMRMELGLDTGPMLLKVTTPISAEDTGGSLHDRLAEIGPPAVIQAIAGLAAGTLEGEVQDDSLATYAHKLNKDEARIDWNRPAIELERLVRAFNPWPITHSTLNGEALKVLAASVTEEQGASGEILSASKDGLIVACGDQALRLTRLQLPGGKALNFSDLFNSRREKFAVGTVLGQTADAQ, encoded by the coding sequence ATGACTGAGCCACTGCGCATCGTCTTTGCCGGCACCCCGGAATTCGCCGCCGAACACCTCAAGGCCCTGCTCGACAGCCCTTACGAGATCGTCGCGGTCTACACCCAACCGGACCGTCCGGCGGGTCGCGGGCAAAAGTTGATGCCGAGCCCGGTCAAGCAGTTGGCACTGGAAAACAACATCCAGGTCTTGCAACCGCCGACCCTGCGCAACGAAGACGCTCAGGCCGAACTGGCCGCGCTGAAGCCGGATTTGCTGGTGGTCGTCGCTTATGGCCTGATCCTGCCGCAAGTGGTGCTGGATATCCCGCGCCTGGGTTGCATCAACAGTCACGCGTCGTTGCTGCCACGCTGGCGCGGCGCGGCGCCGATCCAGCGTGCCGTCGAAGCCGGCGACAGCGAAAGCGGCGTGACCGTGATGCGCATGGAACTGGGCCTCGACACCGGGCCGATGCTGCTGAAAGTCACCACACCGATCAGCGCTGAAGACACCGGCGGCAGCCTTCATGACCGTCTGGCGGAAATCGGTCCACCGGCGGTGATTCAAGCCATCGCCGGCCTCGCCGCGGGCACGCTGGAAGGTGAAGTGCAAGACGACAGCCTCGCCACTTACGCTCACAAATTGAACAAGGACGAAGCGCGCATCGACTGGAACCGTCCGGCCATTGAACTGGAACGTCTGGTTCGAGCCTTCAATCCATGGCCGATCACCCACAGCACGCTGAACGGCGAAGCGCTGAAAGTATTGGCTGCGAGCGTCACTGAAGAGCAGGGCGCCTCAGGGGAAATCCTCAGCGCCAGCAAGGACGGCCTGATCGTCGCTTGCGGTGATCAAGCGCTGCGTCTGACCCGTCTGCAATTGCCCGGCGGCAAGGCGCTGAACTTCAGCGATTTGTTCAACAGCCGTCGTGAGAAATTCGCCGTCGGCACCGTCCTCGGTCAAACGGCGGACGCTCAATGA
- the def gene encoding peptide deformylase, whose product MAILDILEFPDSRLRTIAKPVAVVDDEVRQLVDDMFETMYEAPGIGLAATQVNVHKRIVVMDLSEDRSEPRVFINPEFESLTDEMEQYQEGCLSVPGFYENVDRPQKVKIKALDRDGKPYELIAEGLLAVCIQHECDHLNGKLFVDYLSNLKRDRIKKKLEKLHRQNA is encoded by the coding sequence ATGGCCATTTTAGACATCCTCGAATTCCCCGACTCGCGTCTGCGCACTATCGCCAAACCTGTGGCTGTAGTGGACGACGAAGTGCGTCAGTTGGTCGATGATATGTTTGAAACAATGTATGAAGCGCCAGGCATCGGCCTCGCCGCGACCCAGGTCAACGTGCACAAACGTATCGTCGTGATGGACCTCTCCGAAGACCGCAGCGAACCGCGGGTGTTCATCAACCCCGAGTTCGAGTCCCTGACCGACGAGATGGAGCAATACCAGGAAGGCTGCCTCTCGGTGCCGGGCTTCTACGAAAACGTCGATCGCCCGCAGAAGGTCAAGATCAAGGCCCTGGACCGCGACGGCAAGCCGTACGAACTGATCGCCGAAGGCCTGCTCGCCGTGTGCATCCAGCACGAATGCGACCACCTCAATGGCAAATTGTTCGTCGACTACCTGTCGAATCTCAAGCGCGACCGAATCAAGAAGAAACTGGAAAAGCTCCATCGCCAGAACGCTTGA
- a CDS encoding LysM peptidoglycan-binding domain-containing protein, with protein sequence MRKSLLALLLLASAGFAHGQVQLREGFPRQYTVVTGDTLWDISGKYLREPWKWPELWQANPQIQNPNLIYPGDVLSLVYVNGQPRLTLNRGASRGTIKLSPRVRSSPVADAIPSIPLQAINSFLLSNRIVDKVEDFDQAPYIVAGDAERVLSGTGDRIFARGQFDPNQPVYGIFRQGKVYTDPDSKEFLGINADDIGGGEIVATEGDVATLALQRTTQEVRLGDRLFSSEERSINSTFMPSAPTTDINGLIIDVPRGVTQIGAMDVVTLNKGQRDGLAEGNVLVVMKTGETVRDRITGQPLKIPDERAGLLMVFRTYDKLSYGLVLNASRSLAVMDKVRNP encoded by the coding sequence ATGAGGAAATCACTACTCGCCCTGCTCCTTCTGGCCTCGGCCGGATTCGCGCACGGGCAAGTGCAACTCAGGGAAGGTTTTCCACGGCAATACACCGTTGTCACGGGTGACACACTTTGGGATATCTCCGGAAAATACCTCCGTGAACCGTGGAAATGGCCTGAGCTCTGGCAGGCCAATCCACAGATCCAGAACCCCAATCTCATCTACCCCGGCGATGTGCTGTCGCTGGTCTACGTCAATGGCCAGCCGCGTCTGACCCTTAATCGCGGGGCTTCACGGGGCACTATCAAGCTTTCGCCCCGGGTGCGCAGCTCCCCGGTGGCGGATGCCATCCCGAGTATTCCGCTGCAAGCGATCAACAGCTTCCTGCTGAGCAACCGCATCGTCGACAAGGTGGAGGATTTCGACCAGGCGCCTTATATCGTCGCGGGCGACGCCGAACGGGTGCTCAGCGGTACCGGTGACCGAATTTTTGCCCGTGGCCAATTCGACCCGAACCAGCCGGTTTACGGCATCTTCCGCCAGGGCAAGGTCTACACCGATCCCGACAGCAAAGAGTTTCTGGGTATCAATGCGGACGACATTGGCGGCGGCGAAATCGTGGCCACTGAAGGCGATGTCGCCACCCTCGCCCTGCAGCGCACGACTCAGGAAGTGCGTCTTGGGGACCGTCTGTTCAGCAGTGAAGAGCGATCGATCAACTCGACGTTCATGCCCAGTGCGCCGACAACCGACATAAACGGCCTGATCATCGACGTGCCGCGCGGCGTTACGCAGATTGGCGCGATGGACGTCGTCACGCTGAACAAGGGGCAGCGTGACGGCCTGGCCGAAGGCAACGTGCTGGTGGTGATGAAAACCGGCGAAACCGTGCGTGACCGGATCACCGGCCAACCGCTGAAGATTCCTGATGAGCGCGCCGGTTTGCTGATGGTATTCCGCACCTACGACAAGCTCAGTTACGGGCTGGTGCTCAACGCATCGCGCTCATTGGCGGTGATGGACAAGGTGCGAAATCCGTAA
- the dprA gene encoding DNA-processing protein DprA, whose protein sequence is MSLSAVTPVSPAELEARLRLHRLPELGPVRFKKLLEAFGSASKAISAPASAWRALGLPLACSEARRSSEIRDGASHALAWLERPGQHLLMWDQPDYPALLAEISDAPPLLFVAGDPGILEKPQLAMVGSRRASRPGMDTAGAFSRSLASAGFVITSGLALGIDAAAHQAALDVGGRTVGVLGTGLEKFYPQRNRRLADAMIASGSAVLSEFPLDAGPTASNFPRRNRIISGLSLGVLVVEASVASGSLITARLAAEQGREVYAIPGSIHHPGARGCHQLIRDGAVLVETIEHILEALRGWQQLPLSTETPSVAHPLLMLLHAAPHTSEALADTSGWALSKVLAALTELELEGRAVCENGRWFARVS, encoded by the coding sequence ATGTCGCTGTCTGCTGTAACACCGGTTTCGCCTGCGGAACTGGAAGCTCGTCTACGCCTGCATCGTTTGCCGGAACTCGGCCCGGTGCGTTTCAAGAAGTTGCTTGAGGCCTTTGGCTCGGCATCCAAAGCCATCAGCGCGCCGGCCAGTGCCTGGCGTGCATTGGGTTTGCCACTGGCTTGTTCGGAGGCAAGGCGCTCGAGCGAAATTCGCGATGGCGCCAGTCACGCATTGGCCTGGCTAGAGCGTCCGGGCCAGCATTTACTGATGTGGGACCAGCCTGACTACCCGGCATTGCTCGCCGAAATCAGCGACGCGCCGCCGCTGTTATTCGTCGCGGGCGATCCGGGCATTCTGGAAAAGCCGCAGCTGGCGATGGTTGGGAGTCGTCGCGCCTCGCGACCGGGCATGGATACCGCCGGGGCGTTTTCCCGGAGTCTGGCCAGCGCCGGTTTTGTCATCACCAGCGGTCTGGCGCTGGGCATCGATGCCGCCGCGCATCAAGCCGCCCTGGACGTGGGCGGGCGAACGGTCGGTGTACTTGGCACGGGACTTGAAAAGTTTTATCCACAGCGCAACCGGAGGCTCGCGGACGCCATGATTGCGTCGGGCAGCGCAGTGCTTTCGGAGTTCCCGCTGGATGCGGGACCCACCGCCAGCAACTTTCCCCGGCGCAACCGGATCATCAGCGGTTTGTCCCTTGGCGTGCTGGTGGTGGAGGCCAGTGTCGCCAGTGGTTCATTGATCACCGCGCGGCTGGCGGCGGAGCAAGGCCGCGAGGTGTATGCCATTCCGGGGTCGATCCATCATCCCGGCGCCCGAGGCTGTCATCAGCTGATCCGTGATGGTGCGGTATTGGTGGAAACTATCGAACATATCCTCGAAGCTTTGCGCGGCTGGCAACAATTGCCGTTGTCCACGGAGACACCCTCGGTGGCTCATCCGCTGCTGATGTTGCTGCATGCAGCGCCGCACACCAGTGAAGCGTTAGCAGACACCAGCGGCTGGGCCCTGTCGAAAGTGCTGGCAGCGTTGACGGAGCTGGAACTGGAAGGCCGGGCGGTTTGCGAAAACGGGCGCTGGTTTGCGCGGGTGAGCTAG
- a CDS encoding L-threonylcarbamoyladenylate synthase, which translates to MVNSWRVQQAAQAIRAGAVIAYPTEAVWGLGCDPWDLEAVERLLMLKGRSVEKGLILVADNIRQFDFLFEDFPELWMDRMASTWPGPNTWLVPHQNQLPQWITGVHETVALRVSDHPLVRDLCAVVGPLVSTSANPQGRPAARTRIRVEQYFRGQVDFILGGNLGGRKNPSVIRDLATGNVIRPG; encoded by the coding sequence ATGGTCAACAGTTGGCGTGTGCAACAAGCCGCGCAAGCCATTCGCGCAGGGGCGGTGATTGCCTATCCAACCGAGGCGGTCTGGGGTCTGGGTTGCGATCCGTGGGACCTGGAAGCGGTCGAACGTCTGCTGATGCTCAAGGGCCGGTCGGTGGAAAAGGGCCTGATTCTGGTGGCGGACAACATTCGTCAGTTCGATTTTCTCTTCGAAGACTTCCCTGAACTGTGGATGGATCGCATGGCCAGCACCTGGCCGGGGCCGAATACCTGGCTGGTGCCGCATCAGAATCAGTTGCCGCAGTGGATCACTGGCGTGCATGAGACGGTGGCGTTGCGGGTCAGCGATCACCCGTTGGTGCGGGATTTGTGTGCGGTGGTCGGGCCGTTGGTCTCGACCTCGGCCAACCCTCAAGGACGGCCGGCGGCACGGACGCGGATTCGCGTGGAGCAGTATTTCCGTGGGCAGGTTGATTTCATCCTGGGCGGCAACCTTGGCGGGCGCAAGAATCCGAGCGTGATTCGCGATCTGGCGACCGGGAACGTCATTCGCCCGGGTTGA
- a CDS encoding NADPH:quinone reductase — MAKRIQFRAHGGPEVLEYVDYQPAEPGPQQVRVTNKAIGLNFIDTYFRSGLYAPPALPSGVGSEGAGVVEAVGSEVTRFKVGDRVAYGSGPLGAYSEVHVLPEANLVHLPDAISFEQAAGVMLKGLTVQYLLRQTYELKGGETILFHAAAGGVGSLACQWARALGVKLIGTVSSPEKAALAKANGAWATIDYSHENVAQRVLELTDGKKVPVVYDGVGKDTWLTSLDSAAPRGLVVSFGNASGAVDGVNLGILSAKGSLYVTRPTLATYANNAENLQRMADELFEMIISGKLTVDISQKYSLVDAAKAQTELSARRTTGSTVLLP; from the coding sequence ATGGCAAAGCGTATCCAGTTCCGCGCCCATGGCGGCCCCGAAGTGCTCGAGTATGTGGATTACCAGCCTGCCGAGCCCGGCCCGCAGCAGGTCCGCGTCACCAACAAGGCCATCGGCCTGAACTTCATCGACACATATTTCCGTAGTGGTCTCTATGCGCCACCCGCCTTGCCGTCGGGTGTGGGTTCGGAAGGTGCGGGCGTGGTCGAGGCGGTGGGCAGTGAAGTCACCCGCTTCAAGGTCGGCGACCGCGTGGCATACGGCAGCGGCCCGCTGGGCGCCTACAGCGAAGTTCACGTGTTGCCGGAGGCCAATCTGGTACACCTTCCGGACGCGATCAGCTTCGAACAGGCTGCCGGGGTAATGCTCAAGGGCCTGACCGTGCAGTACCTGTTGCGTCAGACCTATGAACTCAAGGGCGGCGAAACCATCCTGTTTCACGCAGCGGCCGGAGGTGTTGGTTCCCTGGCCTGCCAATGGGCCCGGGCCTTGGGCGTGAAGTTGATCGGTACGGTCAGCTCGCCGGAGAAAGCCGCGCTGGCAAAAGCCAACGGTGCATGGGCGACCATCGACTACAGCCATGAAAACGTCGCACAACGCGTGCTGGAATTGACTGACGGGAAAAAAGTCCCGGTGGTGTACGACGGCGTCGGCAAGGACACCTGGCTGACGTCGCTGGACAGCGCCGCACCTCGGGGTCTGGTGGTGAGTTTCGGCAATGCGTCGGGTGCCGTAGACGGCGTGAACCTGGGGATTTTGTCGGCGAAAGGCTCGCTGTACGTGACCCGTCCGACACTGGCGACTTACGCCAACAACGCCGAGAACCTGCAGCGGATGGCGGATGAGCTGTTCGAGATGATCATCAGCGGGAAGTTGACGGTGGACATCAGCCAGAAATACTCGCTGGTTGACGCGGCGAAGGCGCAGACAGAGTTGTCGGCGCGGCGGACGACTGGTTCGACTGTTTTGTTGCCTTGA
- the hemF gene encoding oxygen-dependent coproporphyrinogen oxidase has product MTTRTEAVKAYLLDLQDRICATLEAEDGGTHFVEDAWTRSAGGGGRTRVIENGAVIEKGGVNFSHVFGSGLPPSASAHRPELAGRGFEALGVSLVIHPHNPHVPTSHANVRFFIAEKEGEEAVWWFGGGFDLTPYYGNEEDCVHWHRVAEQACAPFGPDVYSRYKAWCDSYFHIKHRHEPRGIGGLFFDDLNEWDFDTSFAFIRAIGDAYIDAYLPIVQRRKNDAFTAKQREFQEFRRGRYVEFNLVYDRGTLFGLQSGGRTESILMSLPPQVRWSYDWKAEPGSEEARLTEYFLQDRDWLAKA; this is encoded by the coding sequence ATGACGACCCGCACCGAGGCCGTAAAAGCCTACCTGCTCGACCTGCAAGACCGCATTTGCGCCACTCTGGAAGCCGAAGACGGCGGCACGCACTTCGTCGAAGACGCCTGGACCCGATCTGCCGGCGGTGGCGGTCGCACGCGAGTGATCGAGAACGGTGCTGTCATCGAAAAGGGCGGCGTTAACTTTTCCCACGTCTTTGGTAGCGGCCTCCCACCGTCCGCCAGCGCTCATCGGCCGGAACTGGCCGGGCGTGGCTTCGAGGCCCTCGGCGTGTCGCTGGTGATTCACCCGCACAACCCGCATGTGCCGACTTCCCACGCCAACGTGCGTTTTTTCATCGCTGAAAAAGAAGGTGAAGAGGCGGTCTGGTGGTTCGGCGGCGGCTTCGACCTGACGCCGTATTACGGCAATGAAGAAGACTGCGTACACTGGCACCGCGTCGCCGAGCAGGCCTGCGCGCCGTTCGGTCCGGATGTCTATTCACGCTACAAAGCCTGGTGTGACAGCTACTTCCACATCAAGCATCGCCACGAACCGCGCGGCATCGGCGGTCTGTTCTTCGATGACTTGAACGAATGGGACTTCGACACCAGCTTCGCCTTCATTCGCGCCATCGGTGATGCCTACATCGATGCTTACTTGCCGATCGTGCAGCGTCGCAAGAACGATGCGTTTACCGCCAAACAGCGCGAATTCCAGGAGTTCCGCCGTGGCCGTTACGTCGAATTCAACCTGGTTTACGACCGTGGCACGCTGTTCGGCCTGCAATCGGGCGGGCGTACCGAGTCGATCCTCATGTCGCTGCCGCCGCAAGTTCGCTGGAGCTATGACTGGAAAGCCGAGCCGGGCAGTGAAGAAGCGCGCCTGACCGAGTACTTCCTGCAAGATCGCGATTGGTTGGCCAAGGCCTGA
- the aroE gene encoding shikimate dehydrogenase, with the protein MDRYVVFGNPIGHSKSPLIHRLFAEQTAQQLDYSTSLAPLDDFSDFARAFFLEGRGANVTVPFKEEAFRLAHSLTARAQRAGAVNTLSKLADGTLLGDNTDGAGLVRDLTVNAGFSLKDKRILLLGAGGAVRGALEPLLAEQPASVIIANRTVDKAELLAELFADLGPVSASGFDWLQEPVDLIINATSASLTGDVPPIAGSLIEPGKTVCYDMMYSKEPTSFCRWATEHGAAVSMDGLGMLAEQAAEAFFLWRGVRPDTAPVLAELRRQLAA; encoded by the coding sequence ATGGACCGTTACGTCGTATTCGGTAACCCGATTGGCCACAGCAAGTCGCCACTGATCCATCGTCTGTTCGCCGAGCAGACTGCTCAGCAACTGGACTACAGCACTTCGCTGGCACCGCTCGACGATTTTTCCGACTTTGCCCGGGCGTTTTTCCTTGAAGGGCGCGGGGCGAATGTGACGGTGCCGTTCAAGGAAGAAGCGTTTCGTCTGGCACACAGTCTGACGGCGCGAGCGCAGCGGGCCGGTGCGGTGAACACCCTGAGCAAACTCGCCGATGGCACGCTGCTGGGCGACAACACCGATGGCGCCGGGCTGGTGCGCGACCTGACGGTCAACGCCGGATTCAGTCTCAAGGACAAACGCATCCTGTTGCTCGGCGCGGGTGGCGCAGTGCGCGGTGCGCTTGAACCCCTGCTGGCCGAGCAGCCGGCCTCGGTGATCATCGCGAACCGCACGGTGGATAAAGCCGAGTTGCTGGCGGAGTTGTTCGCGGATCTGGGGCCGGTGTCGGCCAGTGGTTTCGATTGGCTGCAGGAGCCGGTGGACCTGATCATCAACGCGACATCCGCCAGCCTGACAGGTGATGTACCGCCGATTGCCGGCAGTTTGATCGAGCCGGGCAAGACCGTTTGCTACGACATGATGTACAGCAAGGAGCCGACCTCTTTCTGCCGCTGGGCTACGGAGCATGGTGCGGCAGTGTCGATGGATGGCCTGGGGATGCTCGCTGAACAAGCGGCAGAAGCGTTCTTCCTGTGGCGCGGTGTGCGCCCGGACACGGCGCCGGTGCTGGCCGAACTACGCCGCCAACTGGCTGCATAA
- a CDS encoding SulP family inorganic anion transporter, producing the protein MAFPSRHSLFPFLTWLPRQTRASVGRDLIVGLSGAILALPQSIAYALIAGLPPEYGLYAAIIPVLIACLWGSSWHLICGPTAAISIVLYASVSPLAVPASKDYITLILLLTLLAGIFQWLLGLLRFGALVNFVSHSVVLGFTLGAAVVIAIGQMPNLLGLDLPNQATALDSFTMLFRHLGEVDQPSLMLGLATVVVGVTLKLLMPRWPTLLITLVLSGLLVWLWPSMFGHVQLVSAFVGRLPPFSPLPLDLDLILRLLPSAVAVGMLGLVTSLSIARSLSARSQQLLDANQEVRAQGLSNMVGAFFSGSLSAGSFTRSGLSYEAGACSPLAGVFSAMWVALFAIFGAHLIAHIPIPAMAGSILLIAWGLVDHRGIRALLRVSRAEFVVMALTCVATLLLELQTAIYAGVLASLFFYLKRTSQPRVQHWRDGDEDILRVGGSIFFGASHYLQVRLQRMHGARVVIEAQHINFIDYSGVEMLHQEARRLRKQDRSLTLRGARPPVVEELRKLEGAEKCPIRFED; encoded by the coding sequence ATGGCCTTCCCCAGCCGCCACTCACTCTTTCCCTTCCTCACGTGGTTGCCGCGGCAGACCCGCGCCAGCGTCGGTCGTGATCTGATTGTCGGTCTCAGCGGCGCCATTCTCGCGTTGCCGCAATCCATTGCCTACGCGCTGATCGCCGGTCTCCCACCGGAATACGGCTTGTACGCCGCGATCATCCCGGTGCTGATCGCCTGCCTCTGGGGGTCGTCGTGGCATCTGATCTGCGGCCCTACGGCAGCCATTTCGATTGTCCTGTACGCCAGCGTCAGTCCTCTGGCCGTTCCAGCGTCCAAGGACTACATCACGCTGATCCTGCTTCTGACGCTCCTCGCCGGCATTTTCCAGTGGCTGCTGGGTTTGCTGCGATTCGGTGCTCTGGTGAATTTCGTCTCGCACTCGGTAGTGCTCGGTTTCACCCTTGGCGCCGCGGTGGTGATTGCCATAGGCCAAATGCCCAACCTGCTGGGGCTGGACTTGCCCAACCAGGCCACGGCGCTGGACAGTTTCACGATGCTGTTCAGGCATCTCGGCGAGGTGGATCAACCCTCGCTGATGCTGGGCCTGGCGACTGTCGTTGTCGGGGTGACGCTGAAACTGCTGATGCCGCGTTGGCCAACGCTGTTGATCACCCTGGTCTTGAGCGGATTGCTGGTGTGGCTCTGGCCATCCATGTTTGGTCATGTGCAGTTGGTCAGCGCGTTTGTCGGGCGGCTGCCACCCTTCAGCCCGTTGCCGCTGGACCTGGATCTGATCCTGCGTCTGTTGCCCAGCGCCGTGGCGGTCGGGATGCTCGGGCTGGTGACGAGTCTGTCGATTGCCCGCTCCTTGTCGGCGCGGTCGCAGCAGTTGCTCGATGCCAATCAGGAAGTCCGCGCCCAGGGTTTGTCGAACATGGTCGGTGCGTTTTTCTCCGGGTCGCTGTCAGCCGGATCCTTCACACGCTCGGGACTGAGCTACGAAGCGGGTGCCTGCTCACCGCTGGCAGGGGTTTTTTCGGCCATGTGGGTAGCGCTTTTCGCGATCTTCGGCGCCCACCTGATTGCGCATATCCCGATTCCGGCCATGGCCGGCAGCATTCTGTTGATCGCCTGGGGCTTGGTCGACCATCGCGGCATTCGCGCGTTGCTGCGGGTTAGCCGCGCCGAGTTCGTGGTGATGGCGCTGACCTGTGTCGCCACGCTGTTGCTGGAGTTGCAGACAGCTATCTACGCCGGCGTGCTCGCGTCCCTGTTTTTCTACCTCAAGCGCACCTCACAACCGCGCGTACAGCACTGGCGCGACGGCGATGAAGACATTCTGCGGGTCGGCGGTTCGATCTTCTTCGGCGCCAGCCATTACCTGCAAGTGCGCCTGCAACGGATGCACGGCGCGCGCGTGGTGATCGAGGCGCAGCACATCAACTTCATCGACTATTCGGGTGTGGAAATGCTGCACCAGGAGGCTCGCCGACTGCGCAAGCAGGACCGCAGCCTGACCCTGCGCGGAGCGCGGCCGCCGGTGGTGGAAGAGTTGAGGAAGCTGGAAGGGGCGGAGAAATGCCCGATCCGTTTCGAAGATTAA
- the choX gene encoding choline ABC transporter substrate-binding protein has product MQKLSTVLTVGLLALGSASAYADQSCETVKMADPGWSDIAATNAITGFLLDGMGYKAKVDTLAVPITFGGLKDGQVDVFLGNWMPAQQGFYDKFVATGDVTQLAKNLDGTEFTLAVPDYVWDAGVHNFADLNKFADKFDKKIYGIGSGAPANISLQEIIKKNDFDMGQWKLVESSEQAMLAEVSRAVKKQKFVTFLGWTPHPMNVQLKMHYLKGGEKYFGDTGSVHTLTRKGYAQACPNVGKLLTNLSFTQEMENSIMADVVNKKVSNADAAKAWIKANPAVLDKWLDGVKTVDGKDALPAVKAKL; this is encoded by the coding sequence ATGCAAAAGTTATCCACAGTACTGACGGTCGGGCTGCTGGCTCTGGGCAGTGCGTCGGCGTATGCCGATCAAAGCTGCGAGACGGTGAAAATGGCCGATCCTGGCTGGAGCGACATCGCCGCCACCAACGCCATCACCGGGTTTCTGCTGGACGGCATGGGCTACAAGGCCAAAGTCGATACCCTCGCGGTGCCGATTACCTTTGGTGGTTTGAAGGATGGCCAGGTCGACGTGTTCCTCGGGAACTGGATGCCGGCGCAACAGGGTTTCTACGACAAGTTCGTGGCCACTGGCGATGTCACGCAACTGGCAAAGAACCTCGACGGCACCGAGTTCACACTGGCTGTCCCGGACTACGTCTGGGACGCGGGTGTGCATAACTTTGCCGACCTGAACAAGTTCGCTGACAAGTTCGACAAGAAGATCTACGGCATCGGCTCCGGGGCTCCGGCGAACATTTCGCTGCAAGAGATCATCAAGAAGAACGACTTCGACATGGGCCAGTGGAAACTCGTCGAGTCCAGCGAGCAGGCGATGCTGGCCGAAGTGTCTCGCGCGGTGAAGAAGCAGAAGTTCGTGACCTTCCTCGGCTGGACGCCGCACCCGATGAACGTGCAGTTGAAAATGCATTACCTCAAGGGTGGCGAGAAATATTTTGGCGACACCGGCAGCGTCCACACACTGACCCGCAAAGGTTATGCACAGGCCTGCCCGAACGTCGGCAAGCTGCTCACCAACCTGAGTTTCACTCAGGAGATGGAGAACAGCATCATGGCGGATGTGGTGAACAAGAAGGTCAGCAATGCGGACGCCGCCAAGGCTTGGATCAAGGCTAATCCGGCGGTGCTGGACAAGTGGCTGGATGGCGTGAAGACCGTGGACGGGAAGGATGCGTTACCGGCCGTAAAAGCCAAGCTCTAA